Part of the Quercus robur chromosome 5, dhQueRobu3.1, whole genome shotgun sequence genome, ACatggaaaaattctaaaataaagcACCAAGAAGTAAAGTAATTAGttcgttaattttttttttaaattaatatagcATAATTGTTTTCTTTAGCATCCATGtcaatgaaattgaaaattttagcatttaacacatcaaaaaattattttatctattttaacaagcATCAATGATCTTATTTTCACCGTCAGCCAaacattattcatttttttagtagTTTCTTTTTCACTTCCTCTATTACGAAACCCAACTACAtgataaaataggttttttttttagccttcTTGCTACAGTGAATGGCTAGTCTTGACAATTCGCTAGAGCAAATGACAAAAAACTTTGCCTTTGGCTCCATCAATATTTACCACCACTGGTGATGCTGTTGCATCTCTACAAAGTACTCTGTCCAcaataaaagagaaacaattacCCATCCAAAGAAAGTAAGAATGTAAGATGACCTAAGGACTACCCTTGTCCACAATCTCGCGCATTCAGATGAATTTGTCAATTTAAACCCCAACATAACACATTTCTCTTGTTCAGTTGTATTGTATCTTTCCATACTTATCATATGCAAAGTTTTTCAGCAACTTGGAAGAGAAATGTAGCCAATAGTATTTCAAGTAGCATGGTATCAAAGGTTTCAATACAACCTAAAATATCACAATGATAGCAGTGGAAAACCAAACAAGCTCAACCATCACCAAACTGTgaaacaaaatgcattttaattTAGCAAAAACGTAATGACAAAATATCAATAACCAGCAACCTTACTTAGAGCATATTTAAAAATGCACAACCCATCAGAGATAACAATaaccaaaacaccaattagTGCTAATTCAAAGGATCCAAAATTAAACATAAGCAATCAATTTCCATTAGTGCAAATGACTACACTACTACATTGAAAGCTTCAACTACAGCTTTAAACAGTGATTAaagataaacaatctaaacctaacaaacaagcaaaaaccataacatagagaaaaaaaaaaaccctgacACATAGATCTGCCCAAATTTCTTTATCTACACAAAATCCTTCACTCTAAGCACGCTCACCCCTGATCCTCCTAGCGAGCTGAATATCCTTAGGCATGATGGTGACTCTCTTAGCGTGAATAGCGCAGAGATTTGTGTCCTCAAAGAGTCCCACAAGGTAAGCTTCAGCGGCCTCTTGTAGCGCAGCCACGGCGGAGCTCTGGAATCGGAGATCGGTCTTGAAATCCTGAGCGATTTCACGAACCAAGCGCTGGAATGGGAGCTTTCGGATCAAGAGCTCAGTGCTCTTCTGGTACTTTCGGATCTCACGGAGAGCAACGGTTCCTGGCCTGAACCTGTGGGGCTTCTTCACTCCTCCGGTGGCCGGAGCAGATTTCCGAGCGGCCTTGGTGGCCAATTGCTTCCTCGGTGCCTTTCCGCCGGTGGATTTGCGAGCGGTTTGCTTGGTACGAGCCATTGAAGAAAAGCTAGGGTTTGAGAATTTGATGAAATTGATTAGCTAGGGTTTCAGAAGATTGATTGAGCGAGTGAAATGGATGGGAGATAGGAGGGAATTTATAGAAAAggaagttttgaaattttggggaTAGGGTGTGATCGTGTCCGTTCGTTTGTTTTGGTGTTATCGACGGCTGTGGTTGATTTTGGAGGTTTCACGCGGATTGCGGATCGATGACGTGGCAGAGTTTGTTTTGTTATCATTGGTGGGTTGAGACTTGAGACTTGAGACTTGAGACATGAGAGATGAGGAAATGACTGTTCAAATATTTTTAGAGCGGGGTGATGAAAAAGAGTGGCGCGGTAGAGAAGCGATGTTGAGCCGTGGATTAGTAGTGTTATATACTTATAGACGGTTGTGATTCGTTTATTGAGATAAATGAGGATCGATGATGAAATAGCAGCATTGCTGCTAGCCATTCATTTTGAACCAAACGTATGAATatcttaaaaattcaaacaatatcttttaaacattttactatttttattttaaaaaattgaaaacattcaTGAAGTCCATCATCTAATAGATCTTGTTCTTAATTCTTATATGAgtactagtattttttttttttttttaaggttgcATTTGTTTCGTAGTAAAGGAAATCAAGAAAACGTTTTATACCCTTGAGGGTGTTTGGGTGCGCATGAAAATTTAGTCAAACTGaaaatgaatttcaattaaCCGTAAAATAGACAGTCTCACGCATGAAAACCAATTACACTTGTATTTTATCTTCAAATGATTTCCAGACTCAGACACCcgaagagagatagagagagaaagaagacgTGGGTCCTAACCAAGCAAGAAGACCCATCCTCACCGGACTCACACCTAGAGAAAGAAGACCCATCCCTCAAGCCGAGCAAGGAGAGGGTACTCCGCCGACCCATCCCTCATCCTCTCCGACCTATTCTTCATCGTCATCGACCTAGTGAACGACCCACCCCTGAGCCAATCGGACCGCCATGAGCAACCCACCCTTGAGTCGATTTGTCCACCATGTGAGCAACCCACTCCTAGATCGGACCACCCAGTGAGTGACCCACTCCTAGATCGAGCCGCCACCTTTAGATCAACCCACCGTGTCCATGTCACCACTGCCCTCGCCACCACCAAGTCACCCATGaaccaatctctctctctctctctcacttaaGTCCCTCTCTCACGATTGGTCttgggattttgatttttttttgttttgatttttgtttctttgattgtttatatattttgattctctgtaataatatttgtttggatcctaagaaaatatgagaaacatgataaaaatgggttttctaGTGCATTTTCAggaacacaaccaaaaactagaaaatattttccaaaacattttttggaatgcaaccaaacacttgaaaatattttcctttgcATTCATTTTACACTCGAAATTCGATTTACATTGAACCAAACGCAGCCTAAGTTAAAAATGTTTAGTGAGATTGCCCAATCCAAGTCATCCAAATCCTTTTTTTCTCCACTTATGAAtcacttttaccaaaaaaaaaaaaaaaataagaagaagctCCCATTCAAATTAAACTTATCACAATATTATcacttttacccaaaaaaaaaagaaaaaaagaagaagctccAATTCAAATTAAACTTATCACAATATTATATAACTAGCTTCATCACACATGCTTCGCACGTgcaataaggttttttttttttttttttttttgagtttaaagtaatttttcaattttaatttatctACTATTAGTGAGATTACATAGGATgagattttaaagaaaataaatttaggatttgaaatagAGTAAACTACTAGGTTTAatgtgtgctaatttttaggaaaaaaaaagtttctttagtagtttttttttttaataaattttgttgaattacaattttaaccctatttttaaatttttaataatatggattatctaattagattagaagtatttttgacattttaagaagttataactaactttttgaattttcttaatatatacagaagATAAAtaactaatttaaaaaaaaaaaataactacaacaaaaaaaaataataataatcttcaTGGAAGTGACATTACACAAAAACaaagtcacaactcacaagtagCTGGTGTGGcttttataattaaaagtaTGGCTATTGCAAATCCCAAAATTCATACAAATATgtattcaattaaattcaaattgaaataaaactgTTAAATTTGGAATCAAAACGAGACAAGATCAACAATCAATCAGGGCATTTGAAACtgcttgatttgtttttgtttttgttttttttttttgggcaaattacAGTAAACTCATATGTGGTTTGGTCCATTTGCACTTTCCATACCCATGGTTCAAAACTTAACATTTTGCTCACCTGAGGTTACATACTTAGTTTTCTATTATCCACCTTTGTTAAAAATAAGggtaaatataaatttttttcacattttatgtCACTCtcctcctaaaataaaataatacataaaacaaTAAGAGAAATAAGAtctaaaaacaaatttgtaaaatttgtaaaactttGGTTGAAGAACACACTTCCTCTGGTATGAACATTTTGAGCCAATCAATCCAAgtaaattacaaattcaaaaaatgttCACAAACTACACTTATATACATGATTAaccttaaatttcaaaaatcctacACTTTCAGACAACACAAGTAGCAGCTCTTAGATAGACAGAcagagggggagagagggatAGTGAGAGAAGAGCAAATCCAAGACTTCATTGACCGATCAACTACCAATCTCGAAAACCACTATAACTAGAACATCCACCACCGGTCTCCAAGACCACCATAACCAAAACCCATGGTTGATCCACCGCCAATCTCCATGGCCAAAGCTTCATTTGAGCCATGGCCAAAGATTTCTCTCTTAAACTCTCTCTGCTTTCTTTGATCTACACTAAGTCCATGACCTCAAGCTTCATCcccttttcctctctatttccgTTCTAAACCAAATCCATACTCATGGtggaacttctttttttttgtgtttatcgTGTTCTGTgggctttctctctctctctctctctccaatcttGTGTTGTGTTGACTTATattttttgtgatatttcagcatttgatttgtattagttttaatttcaaataatttgatTTGTAAGTGTTTGGAATTTCATTTGTAATGTTCATccttttttgtgaaaaattcaaaccctaactctttgattcattttaaatttgttttagtcttaaaaaagtatttttaatagAGGTGGATAACAAAAGACTAACGAAGGTAACCTTAGGTAGGCAAGTGTTAAGTTTTAAATCACGAGTAGGCAAGGTGCAAATGGGCCAATCTAAAGGTGAGTTTACTAAAAtttgcctttttttattttttattttagatgcCAAAGTACAAGAAAACGAGGCTAAGGCTGGACATGATCAAGGACGAGGACCGGGAAGTATATAAACCGCCATGCTGATTCAAACTATATGTTGTCCTTGATCTTCAATTCTAAACGTTGTATagtcccctttttctttttatttggtgTGGAGGGGGAGGAGGGGCTGAATTACATTTTACATCGTGCTAAAACTCctaaaaacacccaaaaaaaaaaaaaacgtttttaGGAAAAAGTTGTAAATTTCACCAAATAAGGGTAGCAATTTGTGTTAGTCATGTTGAGGCATGGATATTTGAATACATGactcaaccctaacccaacACATTTAATAATCATGTCAAACTCTCTCAACCCTAAAACAATCTATTAATTAAGGGCATTTTGGTACATTGAATGAAAATTACAACAtgaatggtaatctttattactatgAATAAAATGTATTGTAATGGAATCACTGAacctattcataagtttggttgtgagttgtaacattaaaataaagcttaggatttattttatgaaatatcttactcatacaatcatatttcattaaaaataatatttttaaaatttgagagagagatgagttattctttatgattttttatttttataatttttatgtgtATATAAAAAGTGCTTATAAAAAAAgtgtatatggaaagtttgtttatttgaaaatacattaattttaaaaattattacacctattaaggaataattattactacccttttagagaggaataattattcctcattttaaataataactattcataaggaataaatATTCtctgtaataaaaatataaccaaactaatgaataaccaaactaatgaataactAAACTATAgtaataactattacattacaatatcTATTATAATCTACCAAACATGTCCTTATTGGGTTGACACTACATAACTCATTTTGATCCATTTACTACACAATctaagtaaaaaagaagaagtaaaaccatagttttttcttcttctttgttttggtTAAAAAGGTTCAAGAGGCTTTAAAGTTTCAACAAAGACTTTATCAATATAACCATTACAAATCTTTTaaatacttaataatatatttagattcatatttattttaaagaaaagtgatattaatttatattagtCTAgttattttgggttgattgtGGGTTAAATAGGGcaacacaaaattgatcaatttaatAATCGTATTAAAGTGTATTGACCCATTTTTTACACAAATCTATTTACCCTAAACACTAATCCGCAAAAAATCATGTTGTGTTCAAATATCATATCAAACATTGTCATTCCTACCACAAAACAAAGtgcaattttttatataaaaataaaattcataatattaTTGTTCATCAAATTAGGTTTCGAGGATCGAGATCCTCTAAAATTTATAAGGTAACTTTATCATATAGTTATTAAAACATTAATCATTCTTTTATAAATGAGTAtgttaaatttttgttacatcATCAATAACTTACACTTGCCAAAATAgtgtagtaaatattttttaagtaccAAGTATCTTGTGGTTTAGTGGCATTAGGAATGGCAATGGGGAGGGCTGAGGTTGAAGGATGACATCTTTCCCCCACCTTGCATTATTTTGTCTTACCCCATCCCTGTCTAGTCTCGTATGACAGAGAAAACTTATTTGCCCCATTCTCGCCCCTTGAAGCATAGCGGGGTTCCGCCTTGCCTTGTAAAATTTTACttattgttaattttccctacaattattacaattttttttaaataaaacatgtttcattaatataaatatacttgaaatCACAACTAAATTTAActcatcaaatcaaactaatttttagcaagaACTGAATAAATATAtccaaatatttaacaaaataatatcacaacaaagacaaaaattttaatatccatACATTTAAAGATAGGAAACTAAGTGTGGAAAGtactttttccattttgtttttcttcacaaatttaCATTTCAAATGGTGCTTTGCAATTGTAAATCTCTATAAACAcaactattttcacacttaatTCCATAATTTGATGATTTGTGCGATTGTGAGTTGTTTACGTAAAGTTATAGATCACAAAAGACAATTAGGgtatgtttgtttggaggtgaaatatgGTGAATgaaaaactttggagagaaaatgagaaggaaaactTTTTGGAGTGTGCTTGATTGGGTGgagagaaatgaaaataaatggtgGGACTCAGGTGTTTTTTCCTTGGGCctaccaaaaagttttctccccaaaatagagagaaaactgaagagAAAAATTGGATAtcattttttgacaaaaatgcccatatGCAGTTGCACATGGGCTTGTCTACGTtgctcttctttattttttttctttcctcctgGACGTTgtctcctcttcttttttgatTTACTGAGCAGGCTTCCTACTCTAGTgctcatattattttttttcttttgctttcttttgtgtttttttgttttagatttgaatttttttagacatgttttcttatttttttaataaatttaggtgattgatttttttatgggttgtttatccattttttggttttaattgggCATCAATTTTTAATAAGAGTATGTGTATGTTTGGATTCAACTGAACCTGCGTTTGCGTCTGTCTTGCTGcgttttcctctcttttttttttttttttttttttttttttaaacgcgTTTTGAATATTGCGGTTACTGtttaatgaacagtaaccgcaaaagTTGACTTTCTGCCGTGAACAGTGTatatatgcactgttcacggacccacaaatttcattttttttttatcaattttttcattaaaaatgggtcccacagcactattcacatatttaaaaattattttgctacagtgttttcagttttcagttttcagtttcagcaaaataagttctatccaaacacaccctatatgcgtaaatttatataaacttacTTTTTTCATCATTTCACTTTTTCACTTCCAACTAAACAAAATgaagagaaattaaaatcttttctattttctcacttttccatcttcttacaattttttatccctccactttttcactcctccaaccaaacggacttCTAATATATGTGTGAGTCAACAAAGGGTAAAATTAGGTGTGAGATTGGTTGACTCTAGAATTACTTTCACTATCAAGTTTCATCCATCTAGCCATATAGTTGAAAGGGAGTCAACTAAaggtagagagaaaaatgataagatttaggtatagtacttagatattaatttttagattctTCTCTTAAAATTCTACCAAGTAAATTTTTCCTCATAagataaaaatgtatttttaaattaactaaccatgttgtaaaattttaaaaagtaaatctattgtacctaaattttgtcacGAGAAAATTATGCTCACCCATCACCCAAAAAAACCCTTTACAATGGGTGCCTTCCCATCTGTCCCACACTTTCATTTCTAGTAAGTTTTGACAACCGCTAATTTCGTCAATGCCTTGTTCCATTTCCTCTTGACCTTTGCTTCTTCGCATCCTCTTCTGCCCTCTTCACCAAGAAAGCCACCTTCTGATCCAGTCAAACCTCAACACCCAACATTGCTCAGCTCACGACCCTTCATATACCCACACTTTTTAAACATTTACAAGCTCgcaattttattaaatttcacaCAGACCAAAGATCAAGCACTTGGTGCTCATtaacaattttgaaattatagtAATGGTACTCCCACTATTGAAGCTTGGGACGTTGGCCTTGAAGACTCTCAGCAAACCCGTGGCTAGCAGGTTGAAGCAACAAGCTGCGATTCATCCAAGGTTCCGCCAGTTAATCATCGATATGGCCCAGGTACTTAACTACGTTATCCCATATTTTTACCTTCACAAACACATTTCTAATCTCATTTTATCAACTGGGTGTTGATGTGTATCATTGTATCCATTTGAATATCATTCTGGGCATGAATATATGTAGTGAACATAAGGCCATGACTCATTCTGTGGAAATTTGAACTTATGAAAAGGAAATCTAGGAAATGTAATATCCATTTTTGAAGCTTCCACTTCATTTATGAGTTTGtgaaataattataattcaCATATGCTATATGGGTCATATTCACAAACATCTAATTGTTTCATAGTTGCTTGTGTTTAGATATTAGTTTTGTTGTTTGTAtgtaagagaaaaagaaaaaaagaagagaaattaaCTGAGCTctaaatatgttattttttatgatgatGATTGTAATCAGAAAAACCATCGATTCACGACACAAATGCAAAGACGCATATATGGTCATGCAACTGACGTTGAAATTCGCCCTTTGAATGAAGAGAAAGCTGTTCAGGCTGCTGTAGACCTTATTGGGGAACTCTTCGTCTTCTCGGTAAAATTTATTTGCCTGTTTGCATATTATAACAATGCGTGAtgttactactactactacaaattttactaaataaaattGATGTATCAACTTCAtacacaaaactaaaaattaatttattatgttgttgatgtggCACCAATCACACTCATTGCCACGTCAATTTGTAGGTCTTCTATAGCAAAATTGTTAGATATTATAGCAGTTTCATATAAGAATTCCCCTAAATCTTTTGCTCTCATATAGAAACAAAGGGTAATAGTAGAACTTGACCACTGAAGTATGTTTTTGGGCTTGTGCTATTCTGTATACTTTTGTATATTTATGCATGTGTCATTTTATATACAAGCCAAGGTATATTCCTTATAATAAATGTATTTGAACTTTTGTCTGCTGCTGTATCACGACCAACTAGCCTATAGAAAGTTATAGAAAAATGGTACTATGCATTATTGTTACTCAACGCCTTGAAATGCAGCTAATATGAAGAGCAGTAAAGTCTTAGAATGATTTAAGTAATGCCTTGAATCAAACTAACTAATATTGTGATCAGATGTGCATGATGATATGGGTTTTGTGGAATATAATGTGAGGAGTGAATCTCAATGGACCAATTCTAAAACAATGAAAGGATTTGGGGTTTTGAGTGATAGCTCAATGGTACTAGCACCATCTATGGTGCCCAATATTTTGGATTCaaaccccccctccccccctcctCTTTACCTAgccaaaaaacaaagagaagggACTTGTTTGGGGAAATTTGATTCCTGTATATAAAAGTAACACAATTTAAATCTGACAACACTCTATATGGTTGACttcaaatttatttgaaatatgatccttcctttcctttctttgtATCACATTGGAAGGTGAGTTTTGGGCATGAGGATGACAAAAGTGGAGGGACTTGTGTTCACAGGATGCATAGAGAATTTCACTACTCAGATTTAGGACTTGATCATTAGGTGATTGGGTAACACAAATATATAGCTGAAACACAAGGCCTGTGTTACATTGCAATTGAAGTTGCCCTTGTTTAGTATATGAGAAACATTTCCATGAAAATCTTTGTAATAGCTGACTTGATTTTCCTGTGACCTTATACCCAACTGTTAGAAAATAaatacttttagttttatttttattaatggttaaattaatattattgagGTATTCATGCATTGTTTACATATAAAAGAAAGTAGTGTGGTTTAGCCTCCTATTTTCCACAGCCTTTCTGGCTAGAGTTTGAACTGTAAAATAACCTTTTGTTTAATCTAAGAGAAATTCTACTGCTTGGATGTGAacaaagaagcttgataatGTTTTCCAATCTTCCAACTATATATGCAATTCTCTTTTGTTTGTAATACATAATGTGTATAACACAGTAATTGTTTGttatattcaaattaataaatctcttagattttttttattggcaaaTTACACACGCACCCAGTGGGTTTTGAACCCACGAGCCCAACCTCCATCCCATTATCATGGGTAATGGAAGTTCTAGTTGAGCAATATCTCATTGGCAATACATGTCTTAGATTTTTAGAGTTAAAATATAGAtgcttttcccttttctttaaTGTGCATTGCCATCACCacttatttattcatttttttaaacttgaacTGAATCACCTCCAATTTGTGCTTATCAACTAccaaatttgaattatttgtgGTGCCTTAGGATTACACTAGATACTGTCCAACCTTTTTGTGTCGCTCTTGGACGTTGTATCACAACACAAAGATAGTTTTGATTAATACCTAAAAGTTGAATAATTCTGTCCTTGCAAATATCTCGATTCCTGGTTGGTGgtcactttttgttttttttt contains:
- the LOC126726061 gene encoding OPA3-like protein, translated to MVLPLLKLGTLALKTLSKPVASRLKQQAAIHPRFRQLIIDMAQKNHRFTTQMQRRIYGHATDVEIRPLNEEKAVQAAVDLIGELFVFSVAGVAVILEVQRSARSEARKEEVRKQELEKMRQRDEDIAREVELLKQKLEELEHIAKGRGLSGMFHFKQSNTDNEKPAKPA